The Gemmatimonadaceae bacterium genome has a window encoding:
- a CDS encoding tetratricopeptide repeat protein — MLRTLVWRTALAVLPGVLSAQQRAIQPDTSRSLNAERLIAMQELQAGHPLTALTHLERARTLMDGLGRADAKVLGPLALVYAQLGQTDAFVLTADRALRAGATGAEAEAIRGRLARLRAEQGEPAGESAARAPAESEAMVLADAWQAYRGGQLDAAARAFGRLASQAASPLRRDAARLMLGQVHLEAGRPDSAHRWFVMARDSARGQSAAVDSTFDRAVFEPARAIVRARAFEMLHGDAASLGQLLLAEPDTARGLAGPPPLRVLSNADLAAREGALGRPMSVAGVRAVLRLPFTAEGSARLRALAIALREADARVARAQEALEQARLEQRSRRAAAEQLILYVQGMRDSLRLTESWLRALSDSLVHRDSSIARTVRQYRVTLLGKIADVRDLASANARRVDSLVSAARAMPPAALQVARDEMTTAASYRQIASAAEAALDSGLVRQPVLVRRDSLHQRLDALSRALALEWTRQDSARVAALALRDGVAAAWTAREQGLLALRAAQAATRDSVESVAAAVVTGELRERARRWRVTLARDLEAAEFGEATARFFSVMASAATAVTARDQAIVALTAVADRYPQSALRPRAVLHLAELLARLADADYATAQRAGTNMDRPDYAAAIARLDEFLRLYPADPEADAAAYTVGSLNFTAQRWDEAARAWDRVIADPKSRFRSEAFYRQGETRFEQAIRLAGDARRALLAQASAAYEQAINLSPRDGDIYYLAMYKLGWSSYVQAERQASEEYRRAVDVFARLVAEYDRLAPERQARLALRQEAIDYMAIALTQIGGANDAIQYLSSLPDMQTRLLVLRRTARALREQGEFASAALAFRAVADQAPLDTLALNAQVELVDLYQNRMLEQERAQQARLHLVETYGPDTPWGRANAKHATETAVVREHMLRDAAQYELAKAPKSGRAVFASAAELLARYQREFAGADSAPNMLALYAEALFGAGEFAKAGAEYSRAALRGDTTMAAAARRNAIVALDSAFARSPADRAVQDSLFAASDRFVARASDADARQVMISKGRRAAEAGRWEVVAQSFDAFATRWPADPFATDARKLVGDARFKLGQYREAQAEWGRAQRAAADAGRRTLVDSIAGARIGAAARVADSLVKAGEYARTADEVFVPLAQDIGDPVRAGDALRNAIEIQLAADSTLRLKGDAAGALAAKRRAADLIVLLAREYPAYQHTFTYRTVRARLLSDVGDGTGAVAALRELTASNATWPGRADAMVRTAVLLDSLGRRAEAAAAYEQVSATYPTDRRAADAAYNAAVTYGDARDPANAARMFASFAQRFPRDARVPEAQRSRLDQLMLAGDSTTAASELARLCVRPTSAFADRCAARAAEAAYRDGMALWPRYEAMQLIITTRAELTRAGVEKAAAPKQQLLRQLGQVFGRAIATGAPLWLSAASFQTGLAQWHYGLFLRDVKLPAELTEGQRTAAQRGSAQQAQQYFDAARATWQALLDKAAAGGFDNAWVARAKDALEGKGVPPRELPPAPAVPQPAADSGKPVVPPR, encoded by the coding sequence ATGCTGCGAACGTTGGTCTGGCGGACGGCACTGGCCGTCTTGCCGGGGGTCTTGTCTGCGCAGCAGAGAGCGATCCAGCCGGACACGTCGCGTTCGCTGAACGCGGAGCGGCTGATCGCCATGCAGGAGCTGCAGGCGGGGCATCCGCTCACCGCCCTGACCCACCTGGAGCGCGCTCGCACGCTGATGGATGGCCTTGGGCGCGCCGATGCGAAGGTGCTCGGTCCCCTGGCCCTCGTGTATGCGCAGCTCGGGCAGACGGACGCCTTCGTGCTGACGGCGGATCGCGCGCTGCGCGCCGGTGCGACGGGAGCCGAAGCCGAGGCGATACGCGGTCGACTCGCACGCCTGCGGGCCGAGCAGGGAGAGCCGGCCGGCGAATCGGCGGCGCGCGCCCCGGCTGAGAGTGAGGCCATGGTGCTTGCTGATGCCTGGCAGGCGTATCGCGGAGGGCAACTGGACGCCGCGGCGCGCGCCTTCGGCCGCCTGGCATCACAGGCGGCGTCGCCGCTGCGGCGTGACGCCGCGCGCCTGATGCTGGGGCAGGTGCACCTCGAGGCGGGCCGGCCGGACAGTGCGCATCGCTGGTTCGTGATGGCGCGCGACAGCGCGCGGGGGCAGTCGGCCGCGGTGGACTCGACGTTTGACCGTGCGGTGTTCGAGCCCGCGCGCGCCATCGTGCGCGCCCGCGCGTTTGAGATGTTGCATGGGGACGCGGCGTCGCTGGGCCAGCTGCTGTTGGCCGAGCCCGATACCGCGCGCGGGCTTGCAGGGCCGCCGCCGTTGCGCGTCCTCTCGAACGCCGACCTGGCCGCGCGCGAGGGCGCGCTGGGGCGTCCGATGTCCGTCGCGGGGGTGCGCGCGGTGCTGCGCCTGCCGTTCACGGCGGAAGGGAGCGCGCGCCTGCGCGCGCTGGCCATCGCGCTGCGTGAAGCCGACGCACGCGTGGCGCGTGCGCAGGAGGCTCTCGAGCAGGCCCGCCTGGAACAGCGCAGCCGGCGCGCGGCCGCGGAGCAGCTGATTCTCTATGTGCAGGGGATGCGCGATTCGCTGCGCCTGACCGAGTCGTGGCTGCGCGCGCTCTCGGATTCCCTCGTGCACCGTGACTCGTCCATCGCGCGGACGGTGCGGCAGTATCGGGTGACGCTGCTGGGGAAGATTGCCGATGTGCGCGACCTGGCCTCGGCCAACGCCCGTCGCGTGGACAGTCTCGTGTCGGCGGCGCGGGCCATGCCGCCGGCGGCGCTGCAAGTGGCGCGCGATGAGATGACGACGGCCGCATCGTACCGGCAGATTGCGAGCGCCGCGGAGGCTGCGCTCGATTCGGGTTTGGTGCGCCAACCCGTGCTGGTGCGCCGCGACTCGCTGCACCAGCGGCTCGACGCGCTGTCTCGCGCGCTTGCGCTCGAGTGGACGCGCCAGGACAGCGCACGCGTGGCCGCGCTGGCGTTGCGGGACGGCGTGGCCGCCGCCTGGACGGCGCGCGAGCAAGGGCTGCTGGCGCTGCGCGCGGCGCAGGCCGCCACTCGCGACAGCGTGGAGAGCGTGGCCGCGGCCGTGGTCACGGGTGAACTGCGCGAGCGCGCCCGGCGCTGGCGCGTGACGCTCGCCCGCGACCTTGAGGCGGCGGAGTTCGGCGAGGCGACCGCGCGGTTCTTCTCCGTGATGGCGAGCGCGGCCACGGCAGTGACGGCGCGCGACCAGGCAATCGTGGCGCTGACCGCAGTGGCCGACCGCTATCCGCAGAGCGCGCTGCGGCCGCGCGCGGTGCTGCATTTGGCGGAACTGCTGGCACGGCTCGCGGATGCAGACTATGCGACGGCCCAGCGGGCCGGCACGAACATGGACCGACCCGATTATGCGGCGGCCATCGCGCGGCTCGATGAGTTTCTCCGGCTCTATCCTGCCGATCCCGAGGCGGACGCGGCGGCGTACACGGTTGGCTCGCTGAACTTCACGGCGCAGCGATGGGACGAGGCGGCGCGCGCGTGGGACCGCGTGATTGCCGACCCGAAGTCGCGATTCCGCTCCGAGGCATTCTACCGGCAGGGTGAGACGCGCTTCGAGCAGGCCATCCGCCTGGCCGGCGACGCGCGGCGGGCGCTGCTCGCCCAGGCGTCGGCAGCGTACGAGCAGGCGATCAACCTGTCGCCGCGCGATGGCGACATCTACTACCTCGCGATGTACAAGCTGGGGTGGTCGAGCTACGTGCAGGCCGAACGTCAGGCCTCGGAAGAGTACCGCCGTGCGGTGGACGTGTTCGCGCGCCTCGTGGCCGAGTACGACCGGCTCGCGCCGGAGCGTCAGGCGCGCCTCGCCCTGCGTCAGGAAGCCATCGACTACATGGCGATTGCGCTCACGCAGATTGGCGGCGCGAACGACGCCATTCAGTACCTGTCGTCGCTTCCCGACATGCAGACGCGGCTGCTCGTCCTGCGGCGCACGGCGCGCGCGCTGCGCGAGCAGGGTGAGTTTGCGAGCGCGGCGCTGGCCTTCCGCGCGGTGGCGGATCAGGCCCCGCTCGACACGCTGGCGCTGAACGCCCAGGTGGAGCTGGTGGACCTGTACCAGAATCGCATGCTCGAGCAGGAGCGCGCCCAGCAGGCGCGGCTGCACCTGGTCGAGACGTACGGTCCCGACACACCGTGGGGACGCGCCAACGCAAAGCACGCGACGGAGACGGCCGTGGTGCGCGAGCACATGCTGCGCGACGCGGCCCAGTACGAGCTGGCCAAGGCGCCGAAGAGCGGCCGCGCAGTCTTCGCGAGCGCGGCTGAACTGCTGGCACGCTACCAGCGCGAGTTCGCGGGCGCGGACAGCGCGCCGAACATGCTAGCGCTCTATGCCGAGGCGCTCTTCGGCGCCGGGGAATTCGCCAAGGCGGGCGCGGAGTACTCGCGCGCTGCCCTGCGTGGCGACACGACGATGGCCGCCGCCGCGCGCCGCAATGCGATTGTCGCCCTGGACTCGGCCTTCGCGCGCTCCCCCGCCGACCGCGCCGTGCAGGATTCGCTCTTCGCGGCGTCGGACCGGTTTGTGGCACGCGCGTCCGATGCCGATGCGCGCCAGGTCATGATCTCCAAGGGACGCCGTGCCGCGGAAGCGGGACGCTGGGAGGTGGTCGCGCAGTCGTTTGACGCCTTCGCGACGCGATGGCCCGCCGATCCGTTCGCCACGGATGCGCGCAAGCTGGTGGGCGATGCGCGCTTCAAGCTGGGGCAGTACCGGGAGGCGCAGGCGGAGTGGGGCAGGGCGCAGCGCGCCGCGGCCGACGCCGGGCGCCGCACGCTCGTCGATTCCATCGCCGGCGCGCGCATCGGCGCTGCCGCGCGCGTGGCCGACTCGCTCGTGAAGGCCGGCGAGTACGCGCGCACGGCCGACGAGGTGTTTGTGCCGCTGGCGCAGGACATCGGCGACCCGGTGCGGGCGGGAGATGCCCTGCGCAACGCGATCGAGATACAGCTCGCTGCGGACAGCACGCTGCGCCTCAAGGGCGACGCGGCGGGCGCGCTGGCCGCCAAGCGTCGCGCGGCTGACCTGATTGTCCTTCTGGCGCGGGAGTATCCGGCCTATCAGCACACATTCACGTACCGCACCGTGCGGGCGCGGCTGCTGTCGGACGTGGGCGACGGGACTGGCGCCGTGGCCGCCCTGCGCGAGTTGACGGCGTCGAACGCGACGTGGCCGGGACGCGCCGACGCGATGGTCCGCACGGCGGTGCTTCTCGATTCGCTGGGGCGGCGCGCCGAGGCGGCCGCCGCGTACGAGCAGGTGAGCGCGACGTATCCGACCGACCGCCGCGCGGCCGACGCGGCGTACAACGCGGCCGTGACGTACGGCGACGCCAGGGATCCCGCCAACGCGGCCCGTATGTTCGCGTCGTTCGCGCAGCGCTTCCCCCGTGATGCGCGCGTGCCGGAAGCGCAGCGCTCGCGGCTCGACCAGTTGATGCTGGCGGGCGATTCGACGACGGCGGCGAGCGAGCTCGCACGTCTCTGCGTGCGGCCGACGTCCGCGTTCGCCGACCGCTGTGCGGCACGCGCGGCCGAGGCGGCCTATCGCGACGGGATGGCCCTCTGGCCGCGATACGAGGCCATGCAACTCATCATCACCACGCGCGCCGAGCTGACCCGTGCCGGGGTGGAGAAGGCCGCGGCGCCCAAGCAGCAGCTGCTGCGCCAGCTGGGGCAGGTCTTCGGCCGCGCCATCGCCACGGGCGCCCCGCTCTGGCTCTCGGCGGCATCGTTCCAGACGGGCCTCGCGCAGTGGCATTATGGATTGTTCCTGCGCGACGTGAAGCTGCCGGCGGAACTCACCGAGGGGCAGCGGACGGCGGCGCAGCGCGGCTCGGCGCAGCAGGCGCAACAGTACTTCGATGCGGCGCGCGCCACGTGGCAGGCCCTGCTGGACAAGGCGGCGGCGGGCGGCTTCGACAATGCGTGGGTGGCGCGTGCGAAGGACGCGCTCGAGGGCAAGGGCGTGCCGCCGCGCGAGCTGCCGCCCGCACCGGCGGTGCCGCAACCCGCGGCGGACAGCGGGAAACCCGTGGTGCCGCCACGGTAG
- a CDS encoding MotA/TolQ/ExbB proton channel family protein, giving the protein MSTLLEYYRSGGPVMHAILATAVLGLAVFFERVYVLVMRSKGNKREFVERVLRLVETGKTTEAAKLCGETPGAVPHIGEYVLKSGSRSESDLQNVADAAGLAVIPALTRRLHYLPMLANVATLLGLLGTIFGLREAFSSVAMVSAAERSGRLAAGIAIALNATGFGLLTAVPLSMAHAWLSSQAETMIEHVDEFSVRLINALTAKRGE; this is encoded by the coding sequence ATGAGCACCCTGCTCGAGTACTACCGCAGCGGCGGGCCCGTCATGCACGCCATCCTGGCGACGGCCGTGCTGGGGCTCGCAGTCTTCTTCGAGCGCGTGTACGTGCTCGTGATGCGGTCCAAGGGAAACAAGCGAGAGTTCGTGGAGCGCGTGCTGAGGCTCGTCGAGACCGGCAAGACGACCGAGGCCGCCAAACTGTGCGGGGAGACGCCGGGTGCGGTGCCGCACATCGGGGAGTACGTGCTGAAGTCCGGAAGCCGCAGCGAATCGGACCTGCAGAACGTGGCCGACGCGGCGGGGCTCGCGGTGATTCCGGCGCTCACGCGCCGCCTGCATTACTTGCCGATGCTCGCCAATGTCGCCACGCTGCTCGGCCTGCTGGGCACCATTTTCGGCCTGCGCGAGGCGTTCTCGTCGGTGGCGATGGTCTCGGCGGCGGAGCGGTCGGGCCGTCTCGCCGCCGGCATCGCGATCGCGCTGAACGCCACCGGCTTCGGCCTGCTGACCGCGGTGCCGCTGTCGATGGCGCATGCGTGGCTTTCGAGCCAGGCGGAGACCATGATCGAGCACGTGGACGAGTTCTCCGTGCGCCTGATCAACGCGCTCACCGCCAAGCGCGGCGAGTAG
- a CDS encoding biopolymer transporter ExbD — translation MASTYLHRSRLRRAERGTGMGGHEGGHLNLVPLVDILTSIVFFSLLTYTGTALAALTSFDLVLPPVVVTSPDQVKQLKKEDDVLNLLLAVRVANDHLEVEHSAEGGFHTRIDSLNTASLDSLQALMTEIRSRYPQNRDVVVIPADEVAYDDIVRVLERLKRARFSGIALGTKARATPVTVP, via the coding sequence GTGGCGTCCACCTACCTCCACCGCAGCCGCCTGCGCCGCGCCGAACGCGGCACGGGGATGGGCGGTCATGAGGGCGGACACCTCAATCTGGTGCCGCTGGTGGACATCCTCACGTCCATCGTCTTCTTCTCGCTGCTCACCTACACGGGAACCGCGCTGGCGGCGCTCACGAGCTTCGACCTCGTGCTGCCGCCGGTGGTCGTCACCAGCCCCGACCAGGTGAAGCAGCTCAAGAAGGAGGACGATGTGCTCAACCTCCTCCTGGCCGTGAGGGTCGCCAACGACCACCTCGAGGTGGAGCACTCCGCCGAGGGCGGTTTCCACACCCGCATCGACAGCCTGAACACCGCGTCGCTCGACTCGCTGCAGGCGCTGATGACGGAGATCCGGTCACGGTATCCGCAGAACCGGGACGTGGTCGTCATCCCCGCCGACGAGGTGGCCTACGACGACATCGTGCGCGTGCTCGAGCGGCTGAAGCGGGCGCGCTTCAGCGGCATCGCGCTGGGCACCAAGGCGCGCGCCACCCCGGTCACCGTGCCATGA
- a CDS encoding biopolymer transporter ExbD, with protein sequence MSRARDMRAARRAQQFGKFRVTQLNLVPLVDTFVSIVFFTLTTTTVGELAPVVPGVTLPETTVGTPALSQLTLGVGATVTLANRPIMNTLDAAAEPSNDARHPLKVPTLYRAMKTLADSLRRAKGLGAEGELKVALAIQGDKTMRYDLLSRFMATARLAGFTHLSLQVQRVAGP encoded by the coding sequence ATGAGCCGCGCGCGCGACATGCGCGCCGCGCGGCGCGCCCAGCAATTCGGGAAGTTCAGGGTCACCCAGCTCAACCTCGTGCCGCTGGTGGATACGTTCGTGTCCATCGTCTTCTTCACGCTGACGACGACGACGGTGGGCGAGCTCGCGCCGGTGGTCCCGGGGGTGACGCTCCCCGAGACGACGGTGGGGACGCCCGCGCTCTCGCAACTGACGCTTGGCGTCGGCGCCACGGTGACGCTCGCCAACCGGCCGATCATGAACACCCTCGACGCCGCGGCGGAGCCGAGCAACGACGCGCGGCATCCGCTGAAGGTGCCGACGCTGTATCGTGCGATGAAGACGCTCGCCGACTCGCTGCGGCGCGCCAAGGGCCTGGGGGCCGAGGGCGAACTCAAGGTCGCCCTCGCGATCCAGGGCGACAAGACGATGCGGTACGACCTGCTGTCGCGCTTCATGGCAACCGCGAGGCTGGCGGGCTTTACGCACCTCTCGCTGCAGGTGCAGCGGGTTGCCGGGCCATGA
- a CDS encoding AgmX/PglI C-terminal domain-containing protein: MIASESRPLAVSHALAVGIGAGWLALVYLTPAPPPTIALLRPEEMAAIEVQFDDPPPPKQEAPPPEEALAINKPSPTPAEKERERAQKEEAEIGDAFGGGTTNALVGDVTSALRGVEVAKGDQAGAGGRKAVIGYGQGGVGARTPGKGFDAAAAAAASGIGKVNATGGVARANIRVAAPQVVARPGERASRDMAQLGTFVRSRQAQLQFCYQELGLLINPALAGSISVEVTLAPGGAVAAARVANRTWTGAGVNEAEGCILSRIRSWGFPSSSAAGNETYGFSFVFNK, encoded by the coding sequence ATGATCGCCTCAGAATCGAGGCCGCTTGCGGTTTCGCACGCGCTGGCGGTGGGCATTGGCGCGGGCTGGCTGGCACTCGTCTACCTGACCCCGGCGCCGCCGCCGACGATCGCGCTGCTGCGTCCGGAGGAGATGGCGGCCATCGAGGTGCAGTTCGACGATCCGCCGCCCCCGAAGCAGGAGGCGCCTCCGCCGGAGGAGGCATTGGCGATCAACAAGCCATCGCCGACGCCGGCCGAGAAGGAGCGGGAACGCGCGCAGAAGGAAGAAGCCGAGATTGGCGACGCGTTCGGCGGTGGGACCACGAACGCGTTGGTGGGCGACGTGACCAGCGCGCTGCGGGGCGTTGAAGTGGCCAAGGGCGATCAGGCCGGCGCGGGCGGCCGCAAGGCGGTGATCGGCTATGGCCAGGGCGGCGTTGGGGCACGAACGCCGGGCAAGGGCTTTGACGCGGCCGCCGCGGCGGCCGCCTCAGGGATTGGCAAGGTCAACGCCACTGGTGGCGTCGCCCGGGCGAACATTCGGGTGGCGGCGCCGCAGGTGGTGGCGCGGCCGGGTGAACGCGCCAGCCGTGACATGGCACAGCTTGGCACGTTCGTGCGGTCGCGGCAGGCGCAGCTGCAGTTCTGCTATCAGGAGCTGGGGTTGCTGATCAACCCGGCGTTGGCGGGCTCCATCAGCGTCGAAGTGACGCTGGCGCCGGGCGGCGCCGTGGCCGCGGCGCGCGTGGCCAATCGAACGTGGACCGGCGCCGGCGTGAACGAAGCGGAAGGCTGCATTCTCTCGCGCATCCGCAGCTGGGGATTCCCATCCTCGAGTGCCGCGGGCAACGAAACGTACGGGTTCTCGTTCGTGTTCAACAAATAG
- a CDS encoding glycosyltransferase family 39 protein: protein MPSRPPVEELNRRLGWALPAMATLAFGIFRLPELTRSPLWYDELFSLGVAELPIGDSLRRIIADHTNPPLFYLLLKGWIALGGDSDRWVRLLPCLLAMLLGAGLVWLAREVRAGGKAGLLAVALAAASPLSVDLANEVRAYSLLALLACLSLAATLHDRTHRTRESFALLTLINIALVHTHYFGWLTIGATLVAAMVAWPREGAWRVARSAGLTLLVFVPWVAAVAAHALANPAPFRNVAWIAPPDGLDPLWLLRDLTGRSGVGAVDLAWLALVTAGLIGLAVAAVRRRKAVKAPTEPVAAPVEGALTLLALAGLASPAAIWVLSLASGHSVWVQRYLVGAAAPVALLVALGIVALPPRRWGVTAIAGFVWVAVACAALPERPPVKFDWRRLVRRIDLSAGSPRDIYALEAFTGAPLQRYAPAGVHVSVVPSLDALPSGDFWLVYRRASFASGTAADALRARGFATVTSLSAETMGQAVVATRIRRSAP, encoded by the coding sequence GTGCCAAGCCGACCGCCAGTCGAGGAACTCAACCGCCGGCTCGGCTGGGCACTCCCCGCCATGGCGACGCTGGCCTTCGGCATCTTCCGGCTCCCCGAGCTCACGCGCAGTCCCCTCTGGTACGACGAACTTTTCTCTCTTGGGGTGGCCGAGCTGCCCATCGGTGATTCGCTGCGGCGCATCATCGCCGATCACACGAATCCGCCACTGTTCTATCTGCTGCTGAAGGGATGGATCGCACTGGGCGGCGACAGCGACCGCTGGGTGCGACTGCTTCCCTGCCTGCTGGCGATGCTGCTCGGCGCGGGGCTCGTCTGGCTGGCGCGCGAGGTGCGCGCTGGCGGCAAGGCCGGCTTGCTGGCCGTGGCGCTCGCGGCGGCCAGTCCGCTCTCGGTCGATCTCGCCAACGAGGTGCGCGCCTACTCGCTCCTCGCGCTGCTCGCGTGCCTCTCGCTCGCCGCCACGCTGCACGATCGCACGCATCGCACCCGCGAGAGCTTCGCCCTGCTGACGCTGATCAACATCGCGCTGGTGCACACGCATTACTTCGGATGGTTGACCATTGGCGCCACGCTCGTCGCGGCGATGGTGGCGTGGCCCCGAGAGGGCGCATGGCGCGTGGCCCGCAGTGCCGGCCTGACGCTGCTCGTCTTCGTGCCCTGGGTGGCCGCGGTCGCAGCGCATGCCCTTGCCAACCCGGCGCCGTTCCGCAATGTGGCGTGGATCGCACCGCCCGACGGGCTCGATCCGCTCTGGCTGCTTCGCGACCTGACGGGACGCAGCGGGGTCGGCGCCGTCGATCTCGCCTGGCTCGCGTTGGTCACGGCCGGGCTGATTGGGCTCGCCGTGGCCGCCGTGCGACGGCGCAAGGCCGTGAAGGCCCCCACGGAGCCGGTGGCGGCCCCTGTCGAAGGCGCCCTCACCCTGCTGGCCCTCGCGGGCCTGGCGTCCCCTGCAGCCATCTGGGTGCTCTCACTCGCCAGCGGGCATTCCGTGTGGGTCCAACGCTATCTCGTCGGGGCCGCCGCACCCGTCGCCCTGCTGGTGGCCCTTGGCATCGTGGCGCTTCCCCCGCGCCGCTGGGGGGTAACGGCCATCGCCGGCTTCGTGTGGGTGGCGGTCGCCTGCGCGGCATTGCCTGAGCGGCCTCCCGTGAAGTTCGACTGGCGACGGCTCGTGCGGCGCATCGACCTCAGCGCGGGCAGCCCCCGCGACATCTACGCCCTCGAAGCCTTCACCGGCGCGCCGCTGCAGCGCTACGCGCCCGCGGGCGTGCACGTGAGTGTGGTGCCCTCACTCGACGCGCTCCCCTCCGGTGACTTCTGGCTCGTGTACCGGCGCGCCTCGTTCGCCTCGGGCACGGCCGCCGACGCCCTGCGGGCGCGGGGGTTCGCCACCGTCACGTCGCTCTCGGCGGAGACGATGGGACAGGCCGTCGTGGCGACGCGGATTCGGCGGTCGGCGCCCTAG
- a CDS encoding ATP-binding protein: MRHTRWVDRVFRVPLSGKLLGANLLVALIALASLFIARATGESLTESLIVSVSAVLFSIVANIALVTVALRPLRELERTAQRVWAGDLSVRARPTHTEDPDLGRVRSAINLLLDGMHHDRARMRRLALHAITVGDRERARVGRELHESSAQYLAGLTLELSALARDAKDEEGRSQLQRMQQMAQQVMEQVRTLSETLHPRVLDDLGLAPALQHLARKTTERGIETTAETAGADAPIPSPVASVLYDVAREAVANAARHAAPAHIDLHLTTERGRARLEVRDDGHGMDVGEAERGGFGLFSMRERMALVNGTFELQSRPGDGTRVVALVALDDEDGR; this comes from the coding sequence GTGAGACATACACGTTGGGTGGACCGCGTCTTCAGGGTTCCGCTGTCGGGGAAGCTCCTTGGCGCCAACCTGCTCGTTGCGCTGATCGCGCTGGCATCGCTGTTCATTGCGCGGGCGACGGGCGAGAGCCTCACCGAGAGCCTGATCGTGTCGGTCTCGGCGGTGCTGTTCTCGATTGTCGCGAACATCGCGCTGGTCACCGTGGCACTTCGACCGCTGCGCGAGCTCGAGCGGACGGCGCAGCGGGTGTGGGCGGGCGATCTGTCCGTCCGCGCGCGTCCGACGCACACCGAGGATCCCGACCTGGGCCGGGTGCGGTCGGCGATCAACCTGCTGCTGGACGGCATGCACCACGATCGCGCGCGGATGCGCCGGCTGGCGCTGCATGCGATCACCGTTGGCGATCGCGAGCGGGCGCGCGTGGGACGCGAGCTGCACGAGTCGTCCGCGCAGTATCTGGCGGGCCTGACGCTCGAGCTCTCGGCGCTGGCGCGCGACGCGAAGGACGAAGAGGGACGCAGCCAGCTGCAGCGCATGCAGCAGATGGCGCAGCAGGTGATGGAGCAGGTGCGCACACTCTCGGAGACGCTGCATCCACGTGTGCTCGACGACCTCGGGCTGGCGCCGGCCCTGCAGCATCTGGCGCGCAAGACGACGGAGCGAGGCATCGAGACGACGGCCGAGACGGCTGGCGCGGACGCTCCGATCCCGTCGCCCGTGGCCAGCGTGCTGTATGACGTGGCCCGCGAAGCGGTGGCCAACGCGGCCCGCCACGCCGCGCCGGCACACATTGACCTGCACCTCACCACCGAACGGGGAAGAGCCCGGCTGGAAGTGCGGGACGACGGTCACGGGATGGACGTGGGCGAAGCGGAACGTGGCGGCTTTGGATTGTTCTCCATGCGCGAGCGCATGGCGTTGGTCAATGGGACTTTTGAACTGCAGAGTCGGCCGGGAGACGGCACACGCGTCGTCGCCCTGGTGGCTCTCGATGACGAGGACGGACGATGA
- a CDS encoding response regulator transcription factor: MTGDLIRVLLVDDHAVVRAGVKAVLGAAKDVHVVGEAGSGAEALAMAERLKPDVMVMDISLGDTDGMAVTRQLVAKGLPSRVLTLTMHAEEDYLVPMLEAGAAGYVLKTAADRELLDAVRTVARGEVYVRPDAARILAKGYTRKDPLHEERTRFEKLTERERDVLRLTAQGFSAPEIGEKLFISPKTVDTYKQRIQDKLGLSHRHEYVQLALRLGLLTPEA; the protein is encoded by the coding sequence ATGACCGGGGACCTGATTCGCGTGCTGCTGGTGGACGACCATGCCGTCGTTCGCGCTGGCGTCAAGGCGGTGCTGGGCGCCGCGAAGGATGTGCACGTCGTGGGCGAGGCGGGGTCGGGTGCGGAAGCCCTGGCCATGGCCGAACGGCTGAAGCCGGACGTCATGGTGATGGACATCTCGCTCGGCGACACCGACGGCATGGCCGTCACGCGCCAGCTGGTGGCCAAGGGGCTGCCGTCGCGCGTCCTCACGCTGACGATGCATGCGGAGGAGGATTACCTCGTCCCGATGCTCGAGGCGGGGGCGGCCGGCTACGTGCTCAAGACCGCCGCGGATCGCGAGCTGCTCGACGCCGTGCGCACGGTGGCCCGCGGCGAGGTCTACGTGCGTCCCGACGCCGCGCGCATCCTGGCCAAGGGCTACACCCGCAAGGATCCGCTGCACGAGGAGCGCACGCGCTTCGAGAAGCTGACGGAACGCGAGCGCGACGTGCTGCGCCTGACGGCGCAGGGATTCAGCGCCCCGGAGATCGGCGAGAAGCTGTTCATCAGCCCGAAGACGGTGGACACCTACAAGCAGCGCATCCAGGACAAGCTGGGGCTGTCGCACCGCCATGAGTACGTGCAGCTGGCGCTCAGGCTGGGGCTGCTGACGCCGGAAGCGTAA